Proteins encoded by one window of Octopus bimaculoides isolate UCB-OBI-ISO-001 chromosome 4, ASM119413v2, whole genome shotgun sequence:
- the LOC106874678 gene encoding uncharacterized protein LOC106874678, which translates to MILSLQAAHIVSHMIKYSPNDVFMGLTRSLGVGLFSPAEGPTVFPENSNLADYPECYNRCSGKCSVTCTFDGRKWQSIAGLTNTRACVLAENVMCSPGDPYGHSESILNHEFGHLVHRFMPQMWKNKIGAAYRNAYNRQLWTLGTYAMANAHEYFAEATEAFFLDSKRTDVTGGMNMCGTNRVCPNEKSAREYLKRHDPALYETLVYAYTDGRPNMAMGLKICVD; encoded by the exons ATGATTCTATCTTTACAGGCGGCTCATATTGTTTCTCACATGATCAAGTACTCACCAAATGACGTCTTCATGGGTTTAACCAGATCACTCGGTGTTGGCCTCTTTAGTCCTGCTGAAGGACCAACTGTTTTCCCCGAAAATTCTAATCTTGCAGATTATCCAGAATGCTACA ACAGATGTTCGGGTAAATGTTCAGTCACGTGTACCTTTGACGGCCGGAAATGGCAGTCCATTGCTGGGCTGACCAACACCAGGGCTTGTGTTCTTGCTGAAAATGTCATGTGTTCTCCAGGTGATCCATACGGTCATTCAGAAAGCATTTTGAACCATGAATTCGGACATCTTGTTCATAGATTTATGCCGCAAATGTGGAAAAATAAG ATTGGGGCTGCTTACAGAAATGCCTATAATAGACAACTGTGGACCCTCGGTACTTATGCTATGGCGAATGCCCATGAATACTTTGCAGAAGCAACAGAAGCATTTTTCTTAGACTCCAAAAGGACGGACGTAACAGGCGGTATGAATAT GTGCGGTACCAACAGAGTGTGTCCTAATGAGAAAAGCGCACGGGAATACCTCAAGAGACATGATCCAGCACTCTACGAAACCTTGGTTTACGCTTATACAGATGGAAGGCCAAACATGGCCATGGGACTGAAAATATGTGTTGATTAA